The following are encoded together in the Equus quagga isolate Etosha38 chromosome 1, UCLA_HA_Equagga_1.0, whole genome shotgun sequence genome:
- the LOC124237066 gene encoding acyl-coenzyme A amino acid N-acyltransferase 2-like, whose translation MIQLTATPASALMDEPVHIRVTGLPPLQTVTLMASLKDEKGNLYQSKAFYKANQAGKLDLEQDPALGGDYVGVHPMGLFWAMKSERPFRRLIKHDVMNSPFWVTLELYDSVCFQDSVTIEPRARQTVQRWFSVPEVQRVQIREGRVRGALFLPPGAGPFPGIIDLFGGIGGLVEFRASLLAARGFAMLALAYFAYEDLPEQLQEVDLDYFEEAANLLLAHPKIQKPGIGVLSTSKGAEIGLAMACYLKQVVATVWINGTNAVFEFPLKYRDMVMKPIPSFLERMQMDISGAVRLRHYKGDPREKLNQQSVLPVEKARGPILFIISGDDECFNSRQYAEQALDQLRSHGRSSGRMLVYPGAGHLLETPHGPSCYASWSYSLSAPILWGGDRVAHGAAQEHSWAEIQKFFRRHLILTRGKF comes from the exons ATGATCCAGCTGACAGCCACCCCAGCAAGTGCCCTCATGGATGAGCCGGTGCACATCCGAGTGACAGGCCTGCCCCCGTTGCAGACAGTGACCCTCATGGCATctctgaaggatgagaaggggaATCTGTACCAGTCCAAAGCCTTCTACAAGGCTAACCAGGCAGGCAAACTGGACCTGGAGCAGGATCCTGCACTTGGTGGTGACTATGTAGGGGTCCATCCGATGGGCCTCTTCTGGGCTATGAAGTCCGAGAGGCCTTTTCGTAGGCTGATTAAGCACGATGTAATGAACAGCCCCTTTTGGGTCACTCTGGAGCTGTATGACTCAGTTTGCTTCCAAGATTCAGTCACGATTGAGCCCAGGGCCCGCCAGACGGTGCAGCGCTGGTTCTCGGTCCCTGAGGTGCAGCGGGTGCAGATCCGAGAAGGTCGCGTGCGAGGAGCTCTTTTTCTCCCTCCGG GGGCAGGCCCTTTCCCAGGCATCATTGATTTGTTTGGGGGCATTGGGGGTCTAGTGGAATTTCGGGCCAGTCTTTTGGCTGCCCGTGGCTTTGCAATGCTGGCTTTGGCATATTTCGCCTATGAAGACCTGCCCGAGCAACTGCAGGAGGTGGACCTGGATTACTTTGAGGAAGCTGCCAACTTGCTACTAGCTCATCCCAAG ATCCAAAAGCCAGGAATCGGAGTGCTCTCGACAAGCAAAGGTGCAGAGATAGGGCTGGCCATGGCCTGCTACCTGAAGCAGGTGGTAGCCACTGTCTGGATTAATGGGACCAATGCCGTCTTTGAATTTCCTCTCAAGTACAGGGATATGGTTATGAAACCCATCCCCTCGTTTCTGGAGCGCATGCAGATGGACATCTCAGGGGCTGTGCGACTCCGCCACTACAAGGGGGACCCTCGGGAAAAACTAAATCAGCAGAGCGTGCTTCCTGTTGAAAAGGCCAGGGGTCCGATCCTCTTCATTATATCAGGGGACGACGAGTGCTTCAATAGCAGGCAATATGCGGAGCAGGCCCTGGACCAGCTGCGGAGCCACGGGAGAAGTAGTGGAAGGATGCTGGTCTACCCAGGGGCGGGCCACCTCTTAGAGACGCCCCATGGGCCCTCGTGCTATGCTTCCTGGAGCTACAGCCTTTCTGCCCCCATACTCTGGGGAGGGGACCGTGTTGCTCATGGTGCAGCCCAGGAGCACTCCTGGGCAGAGATCCAGAAATTCTTCAGGCGACACCTTATTCTGACCAGGGGCAAATTCTGA